tcatgtCCCGAACCTACAGGCTCCACAACAGCCCCTGTGGCAGGTCCTAAGCACCCCTCTTCACTCCCTAGCCCCACACCCTGGATCCTGTCCCCAGGGAGCGTGGGGCTGCTCCGCCCCCTAGGCATCCTCCCCTACTAAGCCACTTCTCTGGCCCGGTTCTCTGAAGCCCTTGCAGTCAgtttccctgggccctggtgcatctttagggcttaaccccttcctgcccgtgCCGTAGCCGggggacaggaggtggctgggttatgttGGTGTGGGTAGGAAGGGAGAAGCTGCTTCCAGACATGgggaaggtggggaaggaagagatgagctctgcaaagacatgggccagatcatctcttccccacctcctccttccctgagactggaagcagctcccttcccttcccccacacatgCAGTGcggaaaggctgctgctggccacagtcTTGTGTGAACCCTGCAGAAAtatgggtgtgtgtttgtgtgtgatgctGTGTGATCCTTGAAACCAGCTAATTTCTGCCAGCTGGAATGGACCCAGTCCTGGGGTCCTTATGGCGTTAATGGAAGTGTTGACTGAGTGACGGCCTCGGGATTTGGGGTGTAGAATATCACAGGGCCTGAGTAGGTTTCCAATGAGGTTTGCTCTGCACAGTCACATAACCCAGAATGGCCCAGTCCAGAGCCCACTGAGTTCAACAGCAAGACCCCCAGGGACTCCCATGGGACTGGATCAGTGTAACCTGGTGACCTCTTCCTAACACCGAACTACAGAGCAGTCACAGGAGCGTTATCTCCGTGCCCCGGCTCCGGTCCTGCCCTGGCAGTTAGAGTTACACACCCCCATTCTAACCCCAGCTCAAACATTTCATAGCTTTCATCTGTTTCCATTCGCCCCTTCACAGATTCATTCCACGCAAAGGACtcaccaggctccagccccagctggggaggaggaatCTCCGTCTGTGACCCTGTCGGGGAGCTGCTGGCGGCAGGGAATCTGCACTGACCAGGGCTGAGGTACAGGGATATTTATACTGTTGCCCTGTGAATCCCAGCAGGGACTGAGTGCCAGCCCAGAGCTCCAGGGACCTGGCCTCTGTGACAGGCTCAGGTGGGGAAGAGCAACAGAGAATTAACCCTTTCCTCCTCTCACTTGTTTGATCTGATCATTTCTCCTTTTGTACATTATTTAGAAAGGTCCTTGTGACACTGAggccctggcaaagagttccctgttctttgcaaacaactctcatttcaggcctgacaaactcccTACACCGCACACAAGTCTTTCAGTATATTAACTCATAAAGAGTAGCATGTAAGGTGTGCgcagaaagcttgtaacttgtcaaGCTTCATAACCACTGCAAAATGCATGTCCAGGTAATAGTTAAGGAATAACACATTGATATTGACAGTgtgctttatggacttggagtagaAGTTAGTCACCAGGGCAGTGTGTCTTGGTGATGGCTATTCCTGGAGGGCATCGTCACCCCACCCTGGTTAGCTGGGGATGTAATGCCAGGCTCAGTTGTCTACCCTTGCTCCATCCCAAGATGATCAATGGAAAACCATTACggacaactgcaaacaatcagCACCACTTGGAAGTATATGAAGGAACAATAAAAACAAAGAGGATTGCCCTGCCTGTGAACAGAGACAAAAGACTATTTCAGAATAACACAGAGTGGGGAGAGGCCCTCTGGATCCtttcactgaggagacatcttgGAGTGAGGGGATGTTCTCATGAAAAATTGGATCCTGGTTAATGTGaatccagccagctctgcaacagactaaACTTTGAGAGGGAGGAACCTACTTTATTAGTAGGAAAGGGAACTATTGACCCAAGTTCTCATTTTGTGATGTtatattgtaaccatttgtttccaccacTTTCTCGTTTCTAGTTAACTCTCCATTCTTCTTAAATACAccaacttttattttattgtacGTGCTCACACGCGCCGTGTGTAATACAGGAGTGGAGATTTACTTCAAAACTGATAAACTGGGATACGCTGCTCCTTTTGGGGCAGAGATTCTGGATTTCTCtaagtagccagtgtcaggggctggatgtCACAGGGGAATGCTTCACAGGGGCTCAGAAGTGGAGGTGCCCTTATCATTAACCTGTCGGGTGAAGTCAGGGCTGGCCTAGCCCAGAGGAAGGCTCCTGAGTGGCTGACGGGCAGGTGGTGTCCAGGAGCCAGCACCCAACCACCGCCAGCGAGACTCCCGCTCTCTGAGGCAGGGGGTACTGAGGTGACTCACAGCCCTGGGACCCCTGAGAGCCATCACAGTAGTTCTTATACTTATCGGCTCCACCCGCGCCTCTCATGGCGGTGGAGTAtaggagtcgacgggggagcggcagctgtcgactcaccgtagtgaagacacagcggtgagtaggtctaagtacggcgacttcagctacgttattcacatagctgaagctGCGTAACTTGGATCGATCACCCGTCCCCCGTAGTGTGGACCGGGGCTTAGAGAAGACATACCGAGCCACACATCAGGGCTCAGTCACTTGCTTTTGGCAAAAATGGCAAACTATCTCCTGATCTGTTTCGTTAATGATTTGGCCTGTGCGGTGTTTGCTGGGGAGAGGTGCCAgatggacagggctgggggctggagtGCCCGGAGCAGATGCAAGATGGGCAGCCACAGTGCAGGGAGCCCCATCCTCAACCCCTACTAGGGTACGGCAGCCACCAGCTGCCAATTAACTACCCGCGGTGAATGCGCTGCAGGATCTCAGCCACCATTCTAGACAGGAGCCTACGCTGCCTGATCGGTGTTTGGATCCAGTTTGGTTGTCCTGCTTCAGGCTGTTTTTATAAGATAGGGGCCACTGGCAGGAAGCCGGGGCTGTGGTTCAGATTCCAGCCATACCCCAAGACCCAGGGATGTCCGGCGTGTTAGGTGTTTGGAATATACGTGTCTCAAACCGTACGGCTGCTGGCCTCTGGGACCAGCTTCCTGGGCTAAGCACCGGCCACACCAGTGTCAAGCCATCCTTGCCTCCAGCCCCGTGGGACCCAGCAGCAGGCTTCGGCTGGGGCACAGACCCTAGGCTGCAATCTCTTGGGGACTGGGCTGGTTTTGagttctttgtttcttcaggGCCGAGTACTATGGGGCCCCGACCGATTGCCACGGAAACGATAATAAACATCACTAATCGtgtgaatctggcccttgatATTTTGACACGGGGGTGCTTTACGCCCACTCTGCCCTGGTGGCAGGTGCAGCACGAGGTGCAGAGCAGGGCAGAAGTAGCTTTTCCCCAGATTTTTGGAAATATCTGAATAGGGAAGGGCCTAGAAACTGGGCCATTtccccccagctgcagcttccctgcCTCTCGCTCCAATCACAGTCCACACCCCACTGGGCCCTGCTGAATGCCGGAGAGCTGCCCCCAACCCAGATGGTTGATGCCAACAACGCACCAGGCTCCTGCCCAGCGGGGGATGAGGAATGTCTGCCTGTGACCTGGGTGGGGAGCGGCAGGCGGTTGGAAACCCGCACAGGGATATTTATACTGCCGAGCCAGAGGGAGCCCACAGCACTGATATAAACCTGCTGCAGGTGCCTTAAATGCttaatattcatagaatcatagagtcatagaatataagggttggaagggaccccagaaggtcatctagtccaaccccctgctcgaagcaggaccaaatcccagttaaatcatcccagccagggctttgtcaagcctgaccttaaaaacctctaaggaaggagattctaccacctccctaggtaacgcattccagtgtttcaccaccctcctagtgaaaaagtttttcctaatatccaacctaaacctcccccactgcaacttgagaccattactcctcgttctgtcatctgctaccattgagaacagtctagagccatcctctttggaaccccctttcaggtagttgagagcagctatcaaatcccccctcattcttctcttctgcaggctaaacaatcccagctccctcagcctctcctcataactcatgtgttccagacccctaatcatttttgttgcccttcgctggactctctccaatttatccacatccttcttgaagtgtggggcccaaaactggacacagtactccagatgaggcctcaccaatgtcgaatagaggggaacgatcacgtccctcgatctgctggcaatgcccctacttatacatcccaaaatgccattggctcaTTGGGGACAACTGATGctgtttgcagtgtagatgctgtttgcagtgtagatgcagctatgtccatcccaccttgtctctctaatattcagCTCTGACTtcctcagttttttttttcccttccctctttCCGTGAGGTGCAATGAACACAGCCCAGCCCGGAATAACCCACATCACAGGAGATGCTACTGTGCATACCCATCGCTCCTTCTGGCTACGTCTCTCACGTGCCAAGTCACTGTAGTACCTGAGCAGCTCCCGGTTTGTAgggtatttatcctcacagcagccCTGTGAGGCAAGGCAGGGTTGTTGTCCCCAATGAGgcgcagagaggttaagtgactcacccaaggctgCGCAGGAAGTTGGCAGTGATGCAGAGAATTGAATGGGGATCTCCTAGTTACCAGGGGGGTGTCCAATCCATGGCCCATCCTGTCTCCCATACAGTCTATCTGAGGGTCTCAGTGAGCTTCACACACATCCATGAGTCAGTCTAACCCCCCTTCTCCTGCTCTGTGAGCTGAGTCAGCAGTGTtagctgcattttacagatggggaaactgaggcacaaggggagggtagtgatttgctcaaggtgaCACAGTGATTTGGTAGCAAAACTGGGTGTAGCCCGGGGCCCCAAAAGCCCAGGCACATCCTGTAACTACTAGGCCTTACTTCCTCTCATGTGTTTCTGTGGGCGATCATACCATCCGTGGCTATGCATTAAACATCCCAGGGGACAGCTACCCACAAGCTGCGGGGCAGAAGCCATCCAACAGCCGATGAGAGTGAGGAAAAAAACTCTCCCTATGAGCAGGTTACTCCAGAACTGCCCCATGCTGGGACTTCTTGTAGGGCTGGTCTGGGTCAGTGCCAGGCCACTGGGCCGGCCGCCCCCTGCTCTAATGGCAGGTCCTGTGTCCACCTGCGCCTAGCCTGGCCAGGCTGAATTCACCCAGCCCCTCTGAGCAGAGAGCTTACAGCCACGTTCCTCTGCTGCCCTCCACAGGGCCGAGGAGAGCGTGAGAACTTCAGACGGGGCTGCTCAGGCCCGCCTGCTTTTCACTCCCCTTACGCTGGGGACAGTTTCACAGAGCAACAGATGAAACCTCTCCGAGAACATCGACAAAGCCTGACAGCTATGGTCACTGCAAAGGGtggtttttccccctctcttatCTGGAATTTTGTCTGTGCTCAATAATGCAGATGCTGAAACAATTGGTTACGTAGTACAACTAATTGTATTATTCAGTCTTCAATATAATAGCCAGGGTGAGCCTACATGAAGGCAGGAGACCTCCAGTGGTCAGACATCCTAATCCCTGGTTTGCTTTACGAAGGTATCACGTGTGTATATAAGGCCAACTCACGCAGGGGTCATAAAACCCCTCATGCATTTAGTTCCAGAGGTCCCACGTTTGACCCCTACTGCTGACACCCCTGTGGGGGTTGATATATAGCtacagtcctgctttgagtgcattAGACCTGACTAGACGacttactgaggtcccttccagccctttgTTTTACAGTCAAAATAACAATTCGCTAGCAAGCCCTGTCAGTCCGGCGAGGCTGCGTTCTTACTGCTGTGCTGGACCAGCTGCTCTGGAGTGCTCTTCATAAGAAGGAATTGGCAATGTTACTTGTGCAGGTGAGCGGAGCTGCTTTATGGGAAAGGCAGATACCGGATTCctaagaagagaaagaaagggaatGGTCATTTCCACTGTCAGTATTGAAAAGGTTCCTACAGAAAGTCCTGCTGTTGGCTCTTGCAAGCCTGGGGCTGCACGGCCTGTGTAAGTACCTGGAGCCTGAGAGAGGAACTCCAGCACAGAATTGGTAAGTAGATTGacttccctcccctccacataggtcacattttttaaaaaagggggcggggggggggggggtccagaggttagacagggctcagggcactcacctgggatggaaACCCAGGGTCAAGCTGCTGCTCAGACTCAGCAGAGCACTGGAACGTGGGCCCCCGACATCCGAGGGGAGGGTTGCACCACTGGATCCAGTCCGTCTCCGTTTTCTCAATCTCCCAGTGGAAGCTCATTTGACGTTCCCCGGGCCAAAGAGCTAGAGACCGACTCTCGAGCCCAGTGACAGGTGCCTTCCCTGGGGAGACCCGGGGCCGCGTCTCTGCTCCAGCCACCACACAAAGTGGACCAGCTCCAAGGGAAGGGACAGCAAGAGCCCTGTGACTGCCCAaagtgacccccccaccccccaagtccaGTGTGCCTGTGACTCAAcagctgcccccagcctgggTGTAAGTGAGGGCACCTGGgccggaggagggggcaggggagggccgGGGAGACCGAAGGAGCAGCAGAGGCCTGCCTGAGGGAAAGCTGCCAACAGAGAGTTTGGAGGACAGCTGGTGGCGGGGACTGGCTGGAGCCGGGGAGCCCTGCTGAGTGGCAGGGAGGCTCCTAGGAACGAGGGGAAGAGCCAGCATGGACCGCGTAAGCCAGACCCAGACGCAGGGCTCACAGCCAGGAGGTCTGAGGAGCGTGCCAACGCAGGGAGCCCTACGGCAGAAGACCTGGCACCCAAGTGGAGGGCTGTGGGAGGAGCCAAGGAACAAGGGGGGGTACTGGCAGGAGGTTCCCCAGAACAGGGGTAGGACTCCTCGACTGGGAGGCCGGGACGAGTGGAATCCTGCCAGGGGCCCTCTCACAGGAGACCTGAGTGGGGGCGACGGGAGAAGAGTTGTGGAGGGAAGCGAGTCTGGGAGGTCTTGGGGGGAGGCCTGGAGAGTGGAGGCCTGGAAAGGGGGCTGATGAACCAGACAGAGGGGTGAGACAGTACTCCTTTGCATGGGCAactacaggggaaactgaggtaggtgCATCTGTCATACTGCCATTTGCTATTGGAAGTAGCCCCAGGCAGGGCTGCTTTGTCACAAGCCCCATCCCAGAATACcccatagcctggtggttaggggaCACCCTGGGATGTGAGGGACCCAAATGAAGGCCCTGCTCTGAGTCAGACAGATTAATCACgagatgggttgggtcacagagacccccttgggacttccacctgatatgctgagactgcctctgagcctgtttctcctggcagcttgggagccctgcctggttgtgccagacacactagcctgctgcaaacacagacccaggtctgaccCACGTCCTCCAGAGCTggagacttaactgaaaacagcttaagaagtgctcctgtctccagcacccagatacccagttcccaatgggatcaaaaccccaaataaatccattttactctggataaagcttatacagggtaaactcataaattgtccaccctctataacattgatagagagatttgaacagctgtttgcccccccccccaggtattaatcacttactctgggtttatcaataaacaaaagtgattttattaactataaaaagcagtatttaagtggttccaagtaataacagacagaacaaagtaaattaccaagcaaaacaaaacaataacacgcaagtctaagcctaatacagtaagaaactgattacagatgaaacctcaccctcagagatgtgccaataagcttctttcacagactagactcgtttctagtctgggcccaatccttccccctggtacagcccttgttccaactcaggtggtagctaggggatttctcatgactgcagccctctttgttctcttccacccccttatatggctctggcacaaggcaggaatcttttgccTCTCTGGGTCTCCatgcctccttttaaatggaaaagcaccaggttaaagatggattccagtactaggtgacatggtcacatgtcctgtgagatcccaagccttcattcctcccggcctgactcacaggaagccTTGCAAGTAAACCGCGCACCGCTCAGTCAATTGTCCTCATTGATGGGCGCCATCAAGattctacaaaaagaacaggagtccttgtggcaccttagagactcacaaatttatttgagcataggctttcgtgggctacagctcacttcatcggatgcatgtggatacagactaacacggctgctactctgaaacctatcaagattctaaaccaccattaatggcccacacttcgcATAACTACACGTGAtgttatgagtgtaatataatatctcattgaaaggtgatagggccagaaagagttaattaactcacagactgacctgacccagggccagactCTAAAGACTTGTTAGGAAGAgatgtaaatgaatagagctttgtaatgcaagcctgcattgttagagatagaaggatagatgtttgctcaggtcttgtgatgtcagcaaacaagtcttgtctatggctatagctttgattcaaagatcaaaaaagtcATAtgaacatttaggaagacacttgagtgaaatagtataattgtctatatgtctctttgaaggttgtggtaacctgtgtctgaactgtttaatggataaattaccctgtGCTAATTGTCATGATGTTtaggagaaggaaagttaagACTATTGTTTTCTCAGcccaaaaggctgctggaaatgtataaaaaccctgggacatgatccttcttcatctcagatcagctttgggtttcaagaaggggaaaccttaagccataaggattgagatccccagtcactgacggGAATctccctgaatatggacattggactataacctctggactatttctaaaaggacttttggcaactacaagctcatctctgctctgtatctgaacctcaggaattgaactcaagtctgtctgtatattgatcttttaaccaacactctctctcttttcttttttaataaattttagtttagttaataagaatttactataagcgtgtatttggggtaAGAGCTGAGTTATCATTTGATCTGGGTCTGGGgtttggtcctttggggtcaggagaaccttttcttttatatgatgaaatcagattttcagaattttatCATCCTATGTTTGAcaggtgtgtctggatggaggcctgaggctggatcactttaagggaactgcattatttgggcttctgagtaaccagggagatgctgtagaagctgttttgggctggctgggtaaatctaagtattggaatatccaacagcctttggggtttgtctgccccggtctgtttgcagttcaccctgattgagtgacctcagctggctcccacgggcagcaTCGTCAtgctacaataggacctcagaattatatttcatatttctacaAGAataatacatttatacaaataggatgaccacactcaatagattataagctttgtaatgataccttacaagagacctttcgtatgaagcatattccagttacattatattcacactcattagcatattttcatagaatcatatggagtgcaacgtcacaaatCAGTTAACGACAGTGTCACAAAACATACACAGGGCGGGGCTGTGCTCAGACTGCCAGGGCCTTCTGGCATGTCCCAACAtgtgaatgcttgactttgcaaccttaataatgttctttttaacATTGTGTTTTGCACGTTCTATCGATCCGTTTGTTCTCTTTATAATAATTTCTAAGAAGCTCGTCATCTGAGCTCCTGTAGTTCAAGAAGCTCAAAGGAACAGCTATTTTCGATTTGTAGAGGACTTTGATTGACAAGTACGAAATACACTCAGCCCATGTGGAATTAGAGCAGTATGGGGAAGCATCAAATGAAACTACGTGTATCAGGAATGGTAGCCTGCCAGATTCAGCTTCATTATGTGGTGTCCTACCTCGTCCCAGTGCATTTCTCTACCCAACATCATTTCAACCCAATTTCATTTCTAAACAGACTCTTTGGCGAGTTTCATGGTTCAGCCCAGCTGCCACATTCAACGTGAGAAGACGTGGGTCACTCCTTCCCACACCTGTTTGCTCCTCATCCCGTAAATGATGGGGTTCAGCATGGGGGGGATGATGACATAGAGGTTGGCCAGTAGGATGAGGGTATGGCGGGGGATGTGGCTGCCAAACCGATGGGTGCTCCAAGAGAAAAACGCTGGGGTGTAAAACATCAATATGACACAGATGTGGGAGCCGCATGTGTTCAGAGCCTTGAGATGGATGCCCTGGGATGGCAACCTAAAGAGAGACCTGAGGATGGAAGCGTAGGAGACTGCAATAAAGAGAGCATCCAATCCTGCTGATAGGAAACCAGCTGCTAAACCATACCAAATATTGACTGTTAGGTCCCCACAGGCCAGCGTGGCCACACCCATGTGCTCACAGTACGTGTGAGGCATAATATTATGTCCACAGTAGTCGAGCCGTTTAAGGAGAAAGACGGCTGGGAACATTATACAGAAGCTCCTGGTTAGAGCGGCCATGGCTATCTTCCTGATCACGGAGTGTGTTAATACAGTTGTGTACCGCAGG
The nucleotide sequence above comes from Caretta caretta isolate rCarCar2 chromosome 1, rCarCar1.hap1, whole genome shotgun sequence. Encoded proteins:
- the LOC125643144 gene encoding olfactory receptor 52B2-like gives rise to the protein MPVINSTRSHPATFVLVGIPGMEQAHIWLSIPFCLMYIVALLGNSVLLFTIITESSLHEPMYIFLSMLTVADLLLSSSTVPKTLSVFWSLSKEISFNGCLTQMFFIYFIFITESAILLAMAFDRYVAICDPLRYTTVLTHSVIRKIAMAALTRSFCIMFPAVFLLKRLDYCGHNIMPHTYCEHMGVATLACGDLTVNIWYGLAAGFLSAGLDALFIAVSYASILRSLFRLPSQGIHLKALNTCGSHICVILMFYTPAFFSWSTHRFGSHIPRHTLILLANLYVIIPPMLNPIIYGMRSKQVWEGVTHVFSR